A single genomic interval of Hippoglossus stenolepis isolate QCI-W04-F060 chromosome 24, HSTE1.2, whole genome shotgun sequence harbors:
- the dph3 gene encoding DPH3 homolog, whose translation MSVFHDEVEIEDFEFDAETQMFYFPCPCGDRFCITKEDLENGEEEATCPSCSLIVKVIYDKDLFMSGEIIEAPSSSEMKLELAQS comes from the exons ATGTCGGTGTTTCACGATGAAGTTGAGATCGAAGATTTTGAATTTGACGCAGAAAcgcagatgttttattttccgtGTCCGTGCGGAGACAGATTCTGCATCACTAAG GAAGACCTGGAGaacggagaggaagaggcaaCGTGTCCGAGCTGCTCGCTCATCGTTAAAGTCATCTACGATAAG GATTTGTTCATGTCGGGAGAAATAATCGAAGCTCCGTCGTCGTCAGAGATGAAACTGGAGCTGGCTCAGTCCTGA
- the LOC118103500 gene encoding putative claudin-24, whose translation MDPRSVALELLGVLVSGGAWLCSLATTLMSTWLTLSTELLPSESFELGLWGTCVVQDLGGLECRPYDGLLGLPPDIKLARILMCMTLGIGLLAELLAIPGMHLVNGCGGQRDGLSCKRSLKVAAGALCLLAGFLGLVPVSYIAHLTVVRFFDESVPDVVPRWEFGDALFCGWMAGFLHLVAGTLLLTSCLRLRRENCHAPVAPGPPPGRHLIRSEYV comes from the coding sequence ATGGACCCGAGGTCGGTCGCTCTGGAGCTGCTGGGGGTGCTGGTGTCGGGGGGGGCCTGGCTGTGCTCGCTGGCGACCACACTGATGTCCACGTGGTTGACGCTGTCCACGGAGCTGCTGCCCAGCGAGAGCTTCGAGCTCGGCCTGTGGGGGACGTGCGTGGTGCAGGACCTGGGGGGGCTGGAGTGTCGACCCTACGACGGCCTGCTGGGTCTCCCCCCCGACATCAAGCTGGCCCGGATCCTGATGTGCATGACGCTGGGCATCGGGCTGCTCGCCGAGCTGCTGGCCATCCCCGGCATGCATCTGGTGAATGGCTGCGGCGGCCAGAGGGATGGCCTGAGCTGTAAGAGGAGCCTGAAGGTGGCGGCGGGGGCGCTCTGCCTGCTGGCCGGCTTCCTGGGACTCGTCCCCGTCTCGTACATCGCCCACCTGACCGTGGTCCGCTTCTTCGACGAGTCGGTGCCGGACGTGGTGCCTCGCTGGGAGTTCGGAGACGCGCTGTTCTGCGGCTGGATGGCCGGGTTCCTGCACCTGGTCGCGGGAACGCTCCTCCTGACGTCATGTCTGCGTCTGAGGAGGGAAAACTGTCACGCCCCCGTCGCTCCGGGGCCGCCGCCAGGACGCCACCTCATCAGGTCCGAGTACGTCTGA